The following is a genomic window from Synechococcus sp. UW69.
ACGAACAATGCGTAAGGCACTGCCCTGGATCTATCTCCTCCTTGCACTTGCGGGGGCGATCCTGCCGTGGAAAGCCAATCTGGAGTTCATTGCTGAAGGTGGCGGTCAGGCCTTCGATTTGGCTCGGTTCATCGCCGATGCGAACAGCACAGCGGCCTCACGCTCCTTGAGCGCTGACCTGCTGGTGGGGGCCAGTGCGGTCACCCTGTGGATCTGTGTGGAGGGTCCACGCCAGAAGATCAAAGGCTGGTGGCTTGCCATTCCTCTGAGCTTTGGCGTTGCCTTTGCCTGTGCTGCACCATTCTTTCTGTTCCTTCGGGAACGACAGCTGCAGGCTCAGGAATCGGAATCCACGTCCTGAGCGATCACATCAATCGTGAGATCCCTCGCGGGTGTGGACTGGGCAGCTGAAACTCCAGTGTTGTCCGCAGCGTTGGGATAAGGCGTCCCGCAAAACGAGCAAACGCCAGCGCCCTTCAGACCAGTAGCCCCACAAGAAGTGCAGGTGATCATTCTCGACTGCAACAGCTTCCAGCCAATCCAGCCCAGACCGGACAGGATCAACGGCAGCGCCAAGAGCGTGAGCAGCAGACCGCCTGCGAGATCGAGCAACAGACGACCAGCCGCTGTTGGCACCAGCAACAGCAAGACAACTGCAATCCACAACACTGCTGGCGGTCGATTCATTTGCCTCAACGGAAATGGTCCGTTG
Proteins encoded in this region:
- a CDS encoding DUF2834 domain-containing protein, whose product is MRKALPWIYLLLALAGAILPWKANLEFIAEGGGQAFDLARFIADANSTAASRSLSADLLVGASAVTLWICVEGPRQKIKGWWLAIPLSFGVAFACAAPFFLFLRERQLQAQESESTS